The segment TTGCGATAGTCCGGTAATATATCACTcagaaaattcttaaataaacgTTCTCAGAATAAATCCAAAGAAAAGTCTCCATGTTTATGACTTTACTATTGACTTTGGCTCCGTATTATTTCGAGTTAGATCTAATTCTGTACTGGGTATAGCGTGCACCCGCCGGCAGCGAAAATACATTGTGAAGGGGTTCGGTAACTTAATTCCAATATTAATTACCTcacgaaataattaaaacatcgaCTAAATGCAGATAacacaaatatgtaaaatactttatgtTCTTGTAAGCGACTCTACATTCATTTTAtagtcaattttaataatgatttatttaacgcTTTTCTAACTggataatgttttattgagtTCGATGGtaagacttatataaaataattaagaattatccATAGAGTTGTAAAGAAATTCTGTCGTTCAACCATTATATATGCGGTTTTAAAGACTCTAGTTATCAAGAAGTATTCCTATAATGTCACTTGTTGCAGTGATGTATAATTATGTAAGTCTTCGAAACATCACGGTTGAGTTATTTATCGTAACGattaaaacgatttaaatatataaatacaccgTCACAGCATGTACGCACCGTCTGTCGCGATCAGCTAGGCGATGGgagactttttaaataatatatatatactagatttatttaaaattaaaagtcattaaaaattaaatttgtccaAATTAATCGACAggaaaataagattattttagacaatttcatataatattatcggcgtctgaattataaataaataaatattaaaaaagtaaacattattatcaaagtgatttactataattaaatgaaaaaatatatttaataaggatCAGGGGGGTTAAGgagttacaattttttttttgtgaaaaacgttcattgttttaaaattttgtcagtttaaaaaatttgatacatactgaaacaaaaaaaaaattcaaagattaCAATCACAGGATAAATTTGACTGAATTGGTTGAGTTCgcttaagtaaaattaaaggtaaaattaaaaaatatatattttttaatttttttctattactttcataaaatatttaacatattttaaggtaaatttaattttcacactATTCGAACAGAATAATGCCTGAAAGATGCTCCAGAAATTCAGAAAAATCTTGTACACtcagtttttaatttgtttgaaagaAACGCGGAAACTCAGCGAAAATACgagatatgtatataacaatgaaaacagaaaaaaaaaatcataaaaaagaaatacatcgAAAATATTCCCTTTGAAGCGAGATGTCGTTAAAAGAGACACCGATTCCGTTGTCGGCTATAAAACGATTTTACTATTTCAAGTTCCTCATTAATCAGCATTGatttatgatatgaaaatatatactgtcAAACAATATGACACGCACGCCTCACGAGCGTTATACAGAAGTCttcatagaaatttaataataatttaaataatacttatataatgtaagcaatactgatatttaattttttttatctcatgtTACAGGAAACTAAGAAAACAACAATTCTATAgtgtaagatataaaataagatgcCAAATATCACGATTAGAATCAGTTGGCCGTGGTTCGTCGTAAATTTAACGTATTTACGTATAAATTGAATGTAACCAACGACTTTAAACAGATTATTGTCAGTCTAACCGCTGGCGAGGCTGTAACTCTATCTTTGGATCTATGTAACCACATTTAAAGACAAATGTTCCAGTTAACTATCTTAAACATCGTAAATGAGTTCATCagtcatttattttgtaacggAAACGCGGTTGgaaataatgtttatgttaactcaaacaatacttttgttgattttttactcaaatattgaattcatttatcgacaaatttaaataatttccattAACATCGAAAggcttaaataaaagtttagttaagcgcaaaaaaaaaagaatgacgatatatttgtttttttttttttaattaaattaatttcaaaaccgAGCCAGCTgtttagaaaatgaaaatgaaactgAGACAAACTGTCAcagaagaattaaaaaatattttcacttctACGTCAATCTTTTGTAATTATTCAAACAGAATTCAATAACTTTTACGAGAATGAAATCTGACGAAAAGGAGAAAATTCTATTAGAACAGGTATAATATACGTGTGATGTATcatatccaaaaaaatatgaaaccgTTAAGAAgtctgtaattaaaataactgttataGCATCCTACAATACCATGAGTAGTGGTGACATACGAAGGTCGCGTCGCGTCACATTAAAAGCAAGTAGGTCGAGGTTTATTCAGAGCAcgtatattttagtatattgtGCAACTGTTACAGATTCTTTgacttataacaaataaattataaacgcaATCGTATCAtagacaacaaaaaaatatgctcaTCCTTGGCATAACATTTCGCTATTTACGTTAAGCAGAAAAAAACTACTaggtacaaaataattacatcacTAAATAAGCCATTCAAAAGCTCAGGTGGGTCTATATTCCGTCTAAAAGGAATGTCACTGTATGAGGGGacagaaaaacaaacaaagtaggatatataacaatttaatttgtatcagTCATGCTCGTTGAAAGCGTGGTGCGATCGTGCTTCGATAAGTAAGCGCCACTAATCTTCCAGGTTAGCCCAGAAATCTACCTCGGTATCATTTGTTTCGTCTTTTTCTTCAAACGTGCTCAATTTGGGCACATCCTTGAGAGAGTGGGGAGGCTTTGTTTCACCGGGCGTGTTACCATCGGTGACTTCCGGAATAGGACTTTCAGTTCTTCTTTCTTTAGATTTCTCTCTCGATCGACTTCTGGAATAAGAACGTGCTGCTAAGTTAGGAGCACTTCCGAATTTACCGTTATTCGCGTCTTTATTTAGGTTTTTAAATTCGTCCTCCTCTAGTGAAGTAAAAATTCGGAGCTCTTCCTCGCGCGAGGCTCGCGATTCTCTCGAGGAATTCGACGAAGAAGATGTTCGCCTCCTGAACGACCGTCTGCGGCCACTTGGATCATTTCTTTGTAAAGGACGGAACTTAATCCCATCAAGAgatcttaaacaaatatattttaatactttatatgcATTATTTCCGCAATGAATAATGGGTTCATGTGTTATTTACGTTCTACATGAACTATAAATACTTGCTCTAGGTATTTTGTAAACAAGGTGCAAAATTATGAGTGTTTTGGATGTTACTGCTCACTGGTGAACGTGATTTATGGAGTTGTAATAACGTGCAGTGATGTAGGATAATCAATATTAACCTTAAAAACTCTTCGCTGTAACCTATATCTCCATTATTATCACCACCGTAAGGCTGGAAGTGTATTTCGGGTACTGGCGTGGAAGGGGGGGTTTTTGGTGTATATTCCCAAGTGAGTTTCAGTTGGGCGTCATTACTCATACTACGTGCGCTGTTGTCGAATGAATTAGGTGACATAGGACTTGAAGTCGGATCTGAAATACTTTCGGCAGCTGGTCGAGTTTTATTTCCAACACTAAAAGATTCTGATGTGTTTGAGATGATCGTTTTCGTCTTTGTCGCTGGATACTTTTCTGTTCTATAATCTCCATTTGCTTGAGAGTTTTCTTCGACGGAATCTTGACCGAAACTGGATATTTTGGTGGAGAACAGGAGTGCGGTTGAATTTGAAGGAgtgttataaaacttaatagagGCCGACTTGATTCTTCCATCCTTATCTTCGTTTAAGTATAGATAGCCTTGACCGCACTCCGTGGTCCAATCTCTTGTTTTGGGAGAATTTGCTGTTTTTCGAAGCAGGTGTGTATAATATTCGACGAGATCATTAAAATTGGGTTCCGTATCCGGTATAAGTCCACTGATAATGTGCTTCAGACACTCTATGGCTTCGTGAATACCAACGTACGATATCAGAACTGATAACATAATACCCATCCTTCAGCGGTCACTTTTTCTGACGGAGGACGTAACAGATTGATAAGGGTGAGGTTAGGATGCAGCGATGTAACACCGGGACAAGATATGAacaactgaaataaaaatgcaatacTTGCCAAACATTGTGTCCACATTTAGATTTAGTTTGGCTTTGTGGCCAGATATGATTACGTTTATGTCGTTTGATGTCGCGTTACAAGGCTGGATTTGGTTTAAAGTGaaaacgataaaataatactatcgACGTACCTACTTGCCTCTAAATTGCTGTGCTTTTCTCGATGTAATTTTCATAAGttatctaataaaatgtattaaattccCTGAGAATAGTTTACTACTACTAAATTATATGTCAAGGAGAACAAGATCATTTGTAGGTTTTACAGATGTCTAACAGCAAATCATAGCGTTTATTGTGCTTAATGAAACCGCAAAACGATTTATAGTTGCGAATAAATGCTCGGCCAAAAGTTACGAAATGTCTGCTAAAACGTTGCTCTAGAAAATATTTAGCATAAAATGTGTAGTTTTAattgttcaaaaatatatactatcaaaacgtataaaatgtttttttattaaaaccgtgattaaaaaatataaatttatatccagTTAGAATATGTGAAAAGATAATTATGACGATTAGTtcattaatacttaataagggatcaagtaatt is part of the Danaus plexippus chromosome 11, MEX_DaPlex, whole genome shotgun sequence genome and harbors:
- the LOC116765821 gene encoding transforming growth factor beta-1-induced transcript 1 protein isoform X7, translated to MGIMLSVLISYVGIHEAIECLKHIISGLIPDTEPNFNDLVEYYTHLLRKTANSPKTRDWTTECGQGYLYLNEDKDGRIKSASIKFYNTPSNSTALLFSTKISSFGQDSVEENSQANGDYRTEKYPATKTKTIISNTSESFSVGNKTRPAAESISDPTSSPMSPNSFDNSARSMSNDAQLKLTWEYTPKTPPSTPVPEIHFQPYGGDNNGDIGYSEEFLRSLDGIKFRPLQRNDPSGRRRSFRRRTSSSSNSSRESRASREEELRIFTSLEEDEFKNLNKDANNGKFGSAPNLAARSYSRSRSREKSKERRTESPIPEVTDGNTPGETKPPHSLKDVPKLSTFEEKDETNDTELIFSGEYTKAMNKDWHSGHFCCWKCDESLTGQRYVLRDEQPYCIKCYEGVFANGCEECNKIIGIDSKDLSYKDKHWHEACFLCAKCRVSLVDKQFGSKLDKIYCGNCYDAQFASRCDGCGEVFRAGTKKMEYKTRQWHEKCFCCVVCKKAIGTKSFIPREQEIYCTGCYENKFSTRCVKCNKIITQDGVTYKHEPWHRECFTCTHCNNSLAGERFTSRDEKPYCSECFGELFAKRCTACSKPITGIGGTRFISFEDRHWHNNCFQCAYCKVSLVGKGFITVEQDVICPECAKQKIV